In Bacteroides coprosuis DSM 18011, the following are encoded in one genomic region:
- a CDS encoding hypothetical protein (KEGG: bfr:BF3875 hypothetical protein~SPTR: Putative uncharacterized protein;~IMG reference gene:2504106464~PFAM: Membrane protein of unknown function (DUF340)): MSKFSVIGFMALGVLMGYLFRNTKITWIQKVITFFIWLLLFLLGVDAGSDDDVIQSFPFIGMDALIITAAAVLGSVICAKLLWNYLKKSKREE; encoded by the coding sequence ATGTCTAAATTTTCTGTAATTGGCTTTATGGCTTTAGGTGTCTTGATGGGATATCTATTTAGGAATACCAAAATTACTTGGATTCAAAAAGTCATTACTTTTTTTATATGGTTACTCCTCTTTTTACTTGGTGTAGATGCAGGTAGTGATGATGATGTAATACAAAGCTTTCCTTTTATAGGGATGGATGCATTGATTATAACTGCTGCAGCCGTATTGGGTAGTGTCATTTGTGCTAAGTTATTGTGGAACTATTTGAAAAAATCTAAAAGAGAAGAGTAA
- a CDS encoding protein of unknown function DUF6 transmembrane (InterPro IPR000620~KEGG: bth:BT_4238 putative permease~PFAM: Drug/metabolite transporter~SPTR: Permease;~IMG reference gene:2504106462~PFAM: EamA-like transporter family) — translation MWLLLAFFSAAFLGFYDVFKKMSLKENAVLPVLFLNTVFCGLIFLPFILISYGSPELLQDTLFYVPSVGLKSHGLIFLKSIIVLSSWVFGYYGIKHLPITIVGPINATRPVMVLVGAMLIFGERLNLYQWIGVLLAISSLYMLSRSGKKEGINFVHNKWIFFVAMAAIAGAASGLYDRYLLRIVEPMVVQSWFNIYQIFIMGSILLFIWFPRRKENTPFKWRWTILFISLFLSVADFAYFYALSFEDSMISIVSMVRRGSVIVSFLFGALVFKERNLKSKAIDLAFVLIGMIFLYWGTK, via the coding sequence ATGTGGTTATTATTAGCCTTCTTTTCTGCTGCATTTCTTGGGTTTTATGATGTTTTTAAGAAAATGTCTTTAAAAGAGAATGCCGTTCTTCCCGTTCTTTTCTTAAATACCGTATTCTGTGGGTTGATTTTTTTACCCTTTATTCTGATTTCTTATGGTAGTCCTGAACTTTTGCAAGATACGTTATTCTACGTGCCTTCAGTAGGTCTGAAAAGTCATGGATTAATCTTTCTAAAATCTATAATTGTTCTTTCTTCTTGGGTTTTTGGATACTATGGCATAAAGCATTTACCTATTACAATTGTAGGCCCTATAAATGCCACAAGACCAGTAATGGTCCTTGTGGGAGCTATGCTAATCTTTGGTGAGCGTTTAAATTTATATCAATGGATAGGGGTGCTTCTAGCTATATCCTCTTTGTATATGTTGAGCCGTTCGGGAAAGAAAGAGGGAATTAACTTTGTGCATAATAAGTGGATCTTTTTTGTTGCTATGGCTGCAATAGCAGGTGCGGCAAGTGGATTGTACGATAGATACTTATTAAGAATCGTTGAGCCAATGGTGGTGCAATCTTGGTTTAATATTTATCAGATTTTTATAATGGGTTCCATTCTTTTATTTATATGGTTTCCACGGCGTAAAGAAAATACTCCATTTAAATGGAGATGGACAATATTATTTATATCTCTATTTTTATCGGTAGCTGATTTTGCTTATTTTTATGCTTTGAGTTTTGAAGACTCTATGATCTCTATAGTATCTATGGTTCGAAGGGGTAGTGTGATAGTGTCCTTCTTATTTGGTGCTTTAGTTTTTAAAGAGAGAAACTTGAAAAGTAAAGCTATTGATTTAGCTTTTGTTTTAATAGGTATGATATTCCTATATTGGGGAACAAAATAA
- a CDS encoding protein of unknown function DUF340 membrane (COGs: COG2431 membrane protein~InterPro IPR005642~KEGG: bfr:BF3876 hypothetical protein~PFAM: Protein of unknown function DUF340, prokaryotic membrane~SPTR: Putative membrane protein;~IMG reference gene:2504106465~PFAM: Membrane protein of unknown function (DUF340)), which translates to MLGSLIIVGFFVLGVILAYFGFIPEFLAGSHFSFYALCALMFCVGFSIGNDTKTLRSFRNLNPRLLLLPIMTIVGTLVGTFLISFVLPHRSPSDCMAVGSGFAYYSLSSIIISDTKGAELGVIALMSNIIRELSALLLAPLFVKYFGKLAPISVGGATSMDTTLPIITKYSGNEFIVTSIFHGMVVDFSVIFLVTLFCSF; encoded by the coding sequence ATGCTAGGAAGTTTAATTATTGTAGGATTCTTTGTCCTAGGAGTTATATTGGCTTATTTTGGCTTCATTCCAGAGTTTTTAGCAGGTAGCCATTTTAGTTTTTATGCCTTATGTGCACTCATGTTTTGTGTAGGATTTAGTATTGGAAATGATACAAAGACATTAAGAAGTTTTAGGAATCTCAATCCTCGTTTATTGCTATTACCTATAATGACTATCGTGGGGACACTTGTAGGTACTTTTTTAATCAGTTTTGTATTGCCACATCGTTCCCCTTCTGATTGTATGGCTGTTGGCTCGGGATTTGCTTATTACTCGTTATCTAGTATTATTATATCAGATACCAAAGGGGCAGAACTGGGAGTAATCGCTTTGATGTCTAATATCATAAGAGAGCTTTCTGCTTTATTACTAGCACCATTATTTGTGAAATATTTCGGAAAACTAGCACCTATATCTGTAGGTGGAGCTACATCGATGGATACCACATTACCTATTATTACGAAGTATTCAGGAAATGAGTTTATTGTTACTTCAATATTCCATGGTATGGTGGTAGATTTTAGTGTGATCTTCTTAGTTACATTATTCTGTTCTTTCTAA
- a CDS encoding hypothetical protein (KEGG: bth:BT_4239 hypothetical protein~SPTR: Putative uncharacterized protein;~IMG reference gene:2504106463~PFAM: Protein of unknown function (DUF3256)) gives MKKISLLLFILCCGQWGMAQNIRSLFLDMPETFTPLLTSVNKADFIDFIDSKMKAKIMNKFNKTSEMKILSDSYILIQMSENTTWQMKVLPTSNSFVIAIIKTVKGPAADSSISFYSSDWKELSVSSFYEQPSIASFLKDEKASFKLNNDLQALDMSLIRLDFNADNNELIASLSTIDYLNKETREKVEPYFNKELVLSWEGGKYLMK, from the coding sequence ATGAAAAAAATAAGTTTACTACTATTTATACTTTGTTGTGGACAGTGGGGTATGGCCCAAAATATAAGGTCTCTTTTTTTAGATATGCCCGAAACTTTTACTCCTTTGCTTACTTCTGTAAATAAAGCAGATTTTATAGATTTTATAGATAGTAAGATGAAAGCAAAGATTATGAATAAGTTTAATAAGACTTCAGAAATGAAAATCTTATCTGACTCTTATATCCTTATTCAAATGAGTGAAAACACAACTTGGCAGATGAAAGTTTTACCTACTTCAAATTCCTTTGTTATTGCTATTATTAAGACAGTTAAAGGTCCTGCTGCCGATAGTTCCATCTCTTTTTATTCTAGTGATTGGAAAGAACTATCTGTTTCAAGCTTTTATGAACAGCCTTCTATTGCTTCTTTTTTGAAGGATGAGAAAGCTTCTTTTAAACTAAATAACGATTTACAAGCATTAGATATGTCGTTGATTCGCCTAGATTTCAATGCAGATAATAATGAACTAATAGCTTCATTATCAACTATCGATTATCTGAATAAAGAGACACGTGAAAAAGTTGAACCCTACTTTAATAAAGAACTTGTTTTATCATGGGAGGGTGGTAAGTATTTGATGAAGTAA
- a CDS encoding tRNA pseudouridine synthase A (COGs: COG0101 Pseudouridylate synthase~HAMAP: Pseudouridine synthase I, TruA~InterPro IPR020097:IPR001406~KEGG: bfs:BF0847 tRNA pseudouridine synthase A~PFAM: Pseudouridine synthase I, TruA, alpha/beta domain~PRIAM: tRNA-pseudouridine synthase I~SPTR: Putative tRNA pseudouridine synthase A;~TIGRFAM: Pseudouridine synthase I, TruA~IMG reference gene:2504106461~PFAM: tRNA pseudouridine synthase~TIGRFAM: pseudouridylate synthase I), with translation MYFKSKIRMEVHRYFIYLSYDGSNYHGWQIQPNGSSVQECLMDALKMFLRKEIEVVGAGRTDAGVHAKQMIAHFDFERKLDVDKVCDKLNRILPHDIAIHKVIEVNKEAHARFDATARTYQYYITTRKDPFRRNYAYRLYQSLDILKMNEAAQILFEFEDFTSFSKLHSDTRTNLCTIMQAEWTEVDEHTLVFTIQANRFLRNMVRAIVGTLIEVGRGKISLEEFRKIIEEQDRGLAGASVPGQALFLIAVEYPESIFNL, from the coding sequence TTGTATTTCAAAAGTAAAATAAGAATGGAAGTACATAGATATTTTATTTATCTATCATACGATGGTAGTAATTATCATGGTTGGCAGATTCAGCCCAATGGAAGCAGTGTCCAAGAGTGTTTGATGGATGCGTTGAAAATGTTTTTAAGAAAAGAGATAGAGGTTGTCGGTGCTGGTAGGACAGATGCTGGTGTTCATGCCAAACAAATGATTGCACATTTTGATTTTGAGCGAAAACTAGATGTCGATAAAGTTTGTGATAAACTTAATAGAATTCTTCCACACGACATAGCCATCCATAAAGTAATAGAAGTCAATAAAGAGGCACATGCTCGATTTGATGCTACGGCTCGTACTTATCAATATTATATAACTACTAGAAAAGATCCCTTTCGTAGAAATTACGCTTATCGCCTTTATCAATCTTTGGATATCTTAAAGATGAACGAAGCTGCTCAAATTCTTTTTGAATTTGAGGATTTTACGAGTTTTAGCAAACTGCATAGTGATACGAGAACAAATCTATGTACTATTATGCAGGCTGAATGGACTGAAGTTGATGAGCACACCCTCGTTTTTACAATACAAGCAAATCGCTTTTTGAGAAATATGGTAAGAGCCATTGTGGGAACACTCATAGAAGTGGGAAGGGGTAAAATATCTTTAGAAGAGTTTAGAAAGATTATTGAAGAACAAGATAGAGGATTGGCAGGAGCATCTGTTCCTGGTCAAGCATTGTTCTTAATTGCTGTAGAGTACCCAGAATCAATATTTAATTTATAA